One genomic window of Deltaproteobacteria bacterium includes the following:
- a CDS encoding helix-turn-helix domain-containing protein — translation MKDGETSLASGRDAFLADHIGRKLAELPDGTEPVPVRFGAAGEETVEIPAQALRLLREILDQMARGNTVALTPVQAELTTRQAADLLQVSRTFLVRLLDEGRIPYRKVGSHRRVRTEDILAYRRNTESRRRDALDELTAQDQKLGLQ, via the coding sequence ATGAAGGACGGAGAAACCAGTCTTGCGAGCGGCCGGGACGCTTTTCTTGCCGACCATATCGGCAGGAAACTGGCAGAGTTGCCGGATGGGACTGAGCCAGTTCCGGTTCGATTTGGCGCGGCCGGCGAGGAAACGGTCGAGATTCCCGCCCAAGCGTTGCGGCTTCTGCGGGAGATTCTGGACCAGATGGCGCGTGGCAATACAGTTGCGTTGACACCGGTTCAGGCCGAGTTGACCACACGGCAAGCGGCCGATCTCCTGCAGGTTTCGAGGACGTTCCTGGTACGGTTGCTCGACGAGGGACGAATCCCATACCGTAAGGTCGGCTCACATCGGCGTGTGCGGACTGAAGACATTCTCGCCTATCGTCGGAATACGGAGTCTCGTCGCCGAGATGCGCTGGACGAGTTGACTGCCCAGGATCAGAAACTCGGCTTGCAATAG